Genomic DNA from Desulfonatronum thiodismutans:
GCTGATTTTCCTGGATGGCGGCGGCAGTGACAGCGCCTTTCGAGTTCGCAGTGAGATGGAGACGTTGCGGCTCATCAGTGGTCATGGCTAAGCGGACCTGCTTCAGGTTGAGCACAATATCCGTAACATCCTCCAGGACACCTGGAATTGTCGAAAATTCATGCTGGACGCCCTCGATGCGTACGGCGACGATGGCCGCCCCCTGCATGGATGACAGCAGAACGCGACGCAGAGCGTTGCCAATGGTTGTCCCAAACCCTCTTTCTAACGGCTCACAGACAAATTTGCCGTAGGTATTGGTGGAGCGCTTATCTTTGATAAGCTGGTCGGGCTTGACCAACTCCGTCCAATTTCGGGTGTTGAGGAGCTTGTCGCCTTTACGAATGAACATTCTATGCACCTGCAAAGATTATTTTGAATACAACTCAACGATGAGCTGTTCGTTGATCTGAAAAGATATATCTTCGCGAGTCGGAACAGCGACGAGTTTGCCTTTGTGCTGAGTGCCGTCGACTTCCAACCAAGCGGGAGTTCCGCGACGAGCGATGACCTGCTGGGCTTCCTGAATCACGGGAATCTTGCGACTCGCCTCTTTGACAACGATCTCGTCTCCAATGCGCATTCGTAAGGAGGGGATGTTCACTTTATGGCCGTTCAGCGTGAAATGACCATGACGGATCAGCTGTCTAGCCTGGTCGCGAGAGTTTGCGTATCCCATGCGATAGATGACGTTATCCAAGCGTGTTTCCAACAATACCAACAAGTTGGTTCCAGTTACTCCCCGCTGTTTGTCGGCCTTGAAAAAATAATTCCGGAAAGGACGCTCGAGAATTCCGAAAGTACGGCGTAACTTCTGCTTTTCCCGCAACTGCAATGCATAGTCACTAAACTTCTTGCGTGCGCGACCATGTTCCCCGGGTGCGTATGAACGCCGCTCATAGGCACATTTGTCTGTGAAACAGCGATCACCTTTCAAAAAAAGCTTTGCGCCTTCCCGACGACACAATCGGCATTTTGCTTCAGTATATCTGGCCAAAATCTCCTACCTCCCCTCTCCTGAATTAGACTCTTCTGCGTTTGGGCGGACGGCAACCATTGTGCGGAATCGGCGTGATGTCACGGATATAGGTCACCTGAAAGCCGACCTTGTTAATGGCCCGCATGGCGGCTTCTCGGCCGGAACCCGGCCCTTTGACCAAAACGCCGACAGTACGCATGCCTTGTTCCTGCGCTTTGCGAGCGGCGGATTCCGCAGCCAATTGCGCGGCAAAGGGGGTGCTTTTACGTGATCCCTTGAAGCCGGCCATTCCGGAACTGGCCCAGCTGACGACGTTTCCTCTCTGGTCGGTAAAGGAAATGATGGTGTTGTTAAAGCTGGCCTGGATGTGAGCGACTCCCACTGGAATATTCTTCTTCTCTTTCCGCTTGCCGGCTTTACGAGCAGGTCTTGCCATATCTTGTCTTGCTCCTGTCCCTGTATGTTCCTGATTAAATATCGATCAACAGCCTTTAAAATCGTCGACTACTTTTTCCGCTTCCCGACGATGGACCGTCGTGGCCCCTTGCGCGTTCGAGCGTTGGCGTGAGTACTCTGGCCGCGTACCGGTAAGCCTTTTCGGTGCCGCAAACCTCTGTAGCAACCAATGTCCATCAGACGCTTTATGTTGCTGGTCACGTCACGACGCAGATCACCTTCGACTTTATAGGTCGATTCAATTTCCTTACGAATGTCGTTGATCTCGTCCGCGCTCAAGTCGTCGGTCTTTTTCGTCCAAGCGATGCTCGTCGCATCCAGGACCTTCAAAGCAGTCGCTCGACCAATTCCGTAGATATAGGTCAGAGCGATATCCATTCGCTTGTTCTTGGGCAAATCAACCCCAGCGATTCGTGCCACGGTTTTCCTCCATTATCCTTGACGTTGCTTGTGACGGGGGTTTTCGCAAATAACCCGTAAAATTCCATTGCGGCGAATGATTTGACACTTGTCGCAAACTTTCTTCACGGACGGTTTGACTTTCATTTGATACTCCAACGGTTATTTCAATCGATAAGTGATCCGATCTCTATTGAGATC
This window encodes:
- the rpsM gene encoding 30S ribosomal protein S13; translated protein: MARIAGVDLPKNKRMDIALTYIYGIGRATALKVLDATSIAWTKKTDDLSADEINDIRKEIESTYKVEGDLRRDVTSNIKRLMDIGCYRGLRHRKGLPVRGQSTHANARTRKGPRRSIVGKRKK
- the rpsK gene encoding 30S ribosomal protein S11; the encoded protein is MARPARKAGKRKEKKNIPVGVAHIQASFNNTIISFTDQRGNVVSWASSGMAGFKGSRKSTPFAAQLAAESAARKAQEQGMRTVGVLVKGPGSGREAAMRAINKVGFQVTYIRDITPIPHNGCRPPKRRRV
- the rpmJ gene encoding 50S ribosomal protein L36, encoding MKVKPSVKKVCDKCQIIRRNGILRVICENPRHKQRQG
- the rpsD gene encoding 30S ribosomal protein S4, which translates into the protein MARYTEAKCRLCRREGAKLFLKGDRCFTDKCAYERRSYAPGEHGRARKKFSDYALQLREKQKLRRTFGILERPFRNYFFKADKQRGVTGTNLLVLLETRLDNVIYRMGYANSRDQARQLIRHGHFTLNGHKVNIPSLRMRIGDEIVVKEASRKIPVIQEAQQVIARRGTPAWLEVDGTQHKGKLVAVPTREDISFQINEQLIVELYSK